A DNA window from Arachis duranensis cultivar V14167 chromosome 3, aradu.V14167.gnm2.J7QH, whole genome shotgun sequence contains the following coding sequences:
- the LOC107477582 gene encoding adenylate kinase, chloroplastic (The sequence of the model RefSeq protein was modified relative to this genomic sequence to represent the inferred CDS: added 74 bases not found in genome assembly), with the protein MSVNMVAVASMATPSITISFTNSKSLSLSSSSSSSSLPSCWPSSNSTLRRHPSSCALTLRCGAAVFASSSSPSISPNSNSSSMIVAALGIDAQPERDYEPLQVMISGAPASGKGTQCELIKHKYGLVHVAAGDLLRAEIATGSDNGKLAKQYMEKGQLVPDHIVVMMVKDRLLKPDAKDNGWLLDGYPRSLSQATALKGFGFQPDIFILLEVSEDILVERVVGRRLDPITGKIYHLKYSPPEIEEIAARLTQRFDDTEEKVKLRLNTHHQNVEAVLSMYKDITVKINGNVSKEEVFAQIDSALTSLLEQRKAASGSVAA; encoded by the exons ATGAGCGTCAACATGGTGGCAGTGGCGTCCATGGCCACTCCATCCATCACCATCAGCTTCACTAATTCCAAATcactttctctttcctcttcttcttcttcttcttcacttccCAGCTGCTGGCCTTCTTCTAATTCAACTCTTCGTCGTCATCCTTCTTCTTGTGCCCTCACTCTTCGTTGTGGCGCCGCCGTCTTtgcctcttcctcttccccTTCCATTTCCCCCAATTCCAATTCAAGTTCCATG ATTGTGGCCGCGCTTGGAATCGATGCACAGCCTGAGCGTGATTACGAGCCTCTTCAGGTTATGATTTCGGGTGCTCCTGCTTCCGGAAAAGGCACTCAATGCGAGCTTATCAAACACAAG TACGGTTTAGTGCACGTTGCTGCTGGTGATTTGCTTAGGGCTGAGATCGCCACTGGCAGTGATAATGGAAAGCTTGCTAAACAGTATATGGAGAAAGGTCAACTTGTTCCCGATCATATTGTTGTCATG ATGGTGAAGGATCGTCTCTTGAAGCCTGATGCTAAGGACAATGGTTGGCTTCTCGATGGATATCCGCGGAGCTTGTCTCAGGCTACTGCCCTCAAAGGATTCGGCTTCCAACCTgatatcttcattcttctcgag GTTTCTGAAGATATTCTTGTCGAGAGAGTAGTAGGGCGGAGATTAGATCCTATTACTGGAAAGATATATCACTTGAAGTATTCTCCTCCAGAGATAGAAGAAATTGCAGCACGGCTTACCCAGCGTTTTGATGATACTGAAGAAAAGG ATTAACGGAAATGTCTCCAAGGAGGAAGTATTTGCTCAAATTGACAGTGCACTTACGAGTCTTCTGGAACAAAGGAAGGCTGCATCAGGATCTGTGGCCGCTTAG